The Flavobacterium sp. IMCC34852 genome contains the following window.
CTAACTTAAGTTATAGTCCGGCTTCCGGATCAACTTTTGCTGTTGGAACTACCACTGTTATTGCTACAGCCAATGACGGCAATGGCAATACGACAAGCTGTACTTTTACCGTAACAGTTAATGATACGGAAGCACCAAGTATAACTTGTTCGGCACCTGTCACAATCAGCAACACCCCCGGACTTTGCTCGGGTACTGCTACACTAACAGCACCTGTTGTTACAGATAATTGTGCTGTTGCTCCGCAAATGACCCTTAACGGAAGTTTTTCGTCCGGAAGTGACCAATGGAACCAATGTGGCAATAATGTAGAGGCCTATGGTACAGAAGCCGGATATGGTGGCTCAAACCCTTTTAATGCCGTAGCAGAAATTGATCATGAGCCGGTAACCCTTTGTCAAAACATCAGCGGTTTTGTGGTAGGTCAAACCTATCAGCTAACCTTCAGAGCATCCAGAAGATCAGGTGCGCCGCCAACAGTAGGTACCATAATCACGATTGATGGTGGGGCATTAAATACAACTGTCAGCCGTTCTAATGGTTTATTCAGTTTGACTCCGGAAACCATCAGCTTTGTGGCCACACAAACCACACACCAATTAAAATTTGAACCATCAGCCGGTTGGGGTGGTACCGTTGGATTTATTATTGATGACATTTCCATCAATCGTCAATTCATCAGCAACAATGCTCCGCCAACCTTCCCGTTTGGAAATACTACTGTAACCTGGACAGCTACTGATGCTTCCGGTAATACGGTTTCTTGTAATCAAACGGTAACCGTTAATGATACCGAAGCACCAACAATTGCTTGTCCGGCCAATATAACGGTGAATAATACAGCCAATCAATGTGGAGCCAATGTTAGTTTTACCGCTACTGCAAGTGATAATTGCGGAACAGCTACTATTACTTACAGTCCGGCATCGGGTTCCTTCTTTGCAGTGGGCACAACAACCGTTACGGCTACAGCAGATGACGGTCATGGCAATACAACGAGTTGTACTTTTACCGTTACGGTTAATGATACTCAGCCACCGGTAATTAATTGTCCTGCCAATATTAATGTTGATATGGATCCGGGGTCATGTGGTGCTGTAGTTACTTTTGCAGCCACAGCTTCAGACAATTGTGGTACGTCTAACATTACTTACAGTCCGGCCTCAGGTTCATTCTTTGCCTTAGGCACAACAACCGTTACGGCTACTGCAGATGACGGACATGGCAATACAACCAGTTGTACTTTTACCGTAACAGTAGATTTGTTAGATCATGTCAACTTACAATGGCCGCCTAATGCTGCTATTTGTCCCGGTGGTACTTTTACGGCTTACGGACAAGTTTATGAGCCCAATGTAACCACTGTTAATGGCCAACAAGGCGCTAATATTGAAGTACATTTTGGTTACAATTCTTCTAATACCAATCCTTCAACTTGGACCAATTGGTCACCGGCTTCTTTTAACCAATTTGGTGGTGGTCCAAATAATGATGAATACTTTTATAACTTTAGTTCCAACGTTCCCGGTACTTATTATTATACTTTCAGATACCGACAAAATGGTTGTACTTGGCAATATGGCGGATTCCAACAATGGGATGGCGGCACTTGGGATGGTACCAATTATGTAAGTGGTGTTTTGACCGTTCAATCTTTGGATTGGGCTAACTTACAATGGCCACCAAATGCAACCATTTGTCAAGGCTCGAGTATGACAGCTTACGGACAAGTATATGAAAGCGGTGTTACTCCGGGTGCCGGTTTACAAGGCGCCGGTATAGAAGTACAATTTGGATACAGTTCAACCAATACCAATCCTTCAGGTTGGTCAAATTGGAGTACTGCCTCATTCAACCAATTTGGAGGAGGATATGCCAATGACGAATACTTTTATAATTTCACACCGCCAACCAGCGGAACCTATTACTATACTTTCCGTTACCGACTTAATGGTTGCTTATGGCAATATGGCGGTTATAGTAGTGGCGGCGGATTATTTTGGGATGGAACCAATTTTGTCAACGGAACACTTAATGTGAGTCCGACAACCGTTGGTGGAGTCGTAAGTGGCGGAACCTCGATTTGTCCGGGTGAAACCAGTGCTTTACTAACCTTAAGTAATTATACCGGTATGATATTAGGATGGGAAAGTTCTACCGCACCATTCCTAAGTTGGAATCCAATTGGAAATAACAACAACACTTATACTTCAGGACCTTTAGCTGAAACAACCAAATTCAGAGCTATTGTACAAAGTGGTGTTTGTCCATCTATGGCTTCAGCTGAAACGACTGTGGTTGTTTACCTGACTTATCCGTTCTATGCGGATAATGATGACGATGGCTATGGTGCCGGACCATCAGTACTATTGTGTTCTGACGATGCTAACAATGCCCCGGAAGGCTACAGCGTTGACGGAACCGATTGTGATGATACTTTGGCAGACCGACATGAAACCTTCCCGTTCTTTGTTGATGCGGATGGTGACGGTTATGGTGCCGAGGGTTCTACTGCGGTTCAATTGTGTGCTGTAGATGGGGACACACCACCGGAATCTAACTATTCTGTAAATGATGATGATTGTAACGATTTGGTTTTTGAAATCAACCCAAGTGTTGCAGAGATTCCTTTTGACAATATTGACAACAACTGTAATGGTACTTTGTATGACGGTCATCCGCTAATAGTGGTAAATGTTCTTTCTCCTAGTTGTGGCGGTATTAATCACGGTTTGAATAATACTATTAACTGTACAGAAATAGATTTAGGTGAAGGATTTGTCATTGGTTACCGCTTTAAAGTAACTAATTTGTCTACCGGACAAGTGGATTATGTTGATACCGTTCAGCACCATTTCAAATTAACCGATACAGACATTTATGCTTACGGAACTTCCTACTCTATTCAAGTAGCCGCCATTGTTAATGGTGAAGTTCAAGGCTATAATGGCAATACTTGTACCCTAACCACAACTAACGTAGCCACAACGAAAGTGGTGAATTCTCAGTGTGGTTCAACACTATTGTTTATGAATTCTACTATCAATGCCAATGCGGTGAATTCTGCGATTACCTATCGTTTTAGAGTGGCTCGTGCTGATGCACCTTCGACTTACTACTATACCGGTGAGCGCAATTTACCAAACTTTAATTTGACCATGTTGACTGCACCTGTAGGTTTCCTAACTTATGATACAGAATACAAAGTAGATGTTCAAATCAAAATTAAATTGGCTAATGTAATTGCTTGGTCACAGTATGGACAAGTTTGTTCCATCTTTACGCCTGCACCGCCAACCTCATCAGTCATTGCCTCACAATGTGAATTGGTAGCCAGTAGTTATACTCAAGTGATTAATGCAACTCCATTTGCCGGAGCAACGCTTTACCGATTCTTGTTGACGCATTATGATGAATTTGGCGATTTAGATTATGAGCAATACCAAGACAGTCCGACTCCAAACTTTACCCTAAGTATGTTTAGCGGATTGCTTCCTGATACCACTTATAATGTTGCGGTTTCTATGCTATTGTATGGCACTTTTGTCCCTTATGATAAAGAATGTACCGTAACCACTCCAATGGCAGCCAGAATAATTGAAACGACTCCTTTCAAAGCAACTGTTTATCCGAATCCGTACACCAACAACTTTATGATTGATGTTACCACTGCTGACACAGCCTTAATTGAAATCAAAGTGTATGACATGGTAGGCCGATTGGTTGAACAGAAAACGGTAAAAGTAAGCGACTTAGAAAAAGCGCCTATCGGAGAAAGATATCCTTCGGGAGTATACAACGTTATTGTTTCACAAGGTGAAAACATACAAACCGTTCGCGTAGTAAGACGATAACACCATTTAACTAAAAACCGAGAAAAGGCATTCCGTTTGGAATGCCTTTTTTTATCTCAAAAGAATTGAGTAAATGACTTGCCTTATGGCTTAATTGTTAGTTTTCACAATTTTGTTTAAATTAAATTTACATTCGTAACTTTAAATCGTGGCGTAATCCAAGCAACCTTTTTTGATTTTAAGCATCATTACAACATCAATCATCAAAAAAAAAATCATGAAATCGAAGATTATTACATCAGTTCGCCTTTCAGGCTCGAGTCACGAATACCAAAAAAACAATTTTTCTAGCATGAGTAAAAAGAATTACTTCCTTGCTATTGTTCTCCTATTTTCACCGGGATTAATTGCTCAAACTTTTGAATGGCTGCGTACTCCGAGTATTACTTTTAATATGAATCCGGGGATGATTAGTTACCCGACGGCTTCTGATACTTTAGGCAATACTTATATCTGCGGATTTAAAGACAATGCTACCTCCTATACTGATATTTTTGGAAATCTTGCTTTGCATAAATATGATGCGAACGGTACTTTGGTTTCCACTACAAACATCAACGGGAATGTTCATGCTTATAAGCTAGCCACAGATAATGCCGGAAATCTTTATATGGCAGTTGGTTATTTGACCACAATCACTATCGGAAACTTTAATTTGACCACCAATTTACAGAGCGTGAATCCTTTGCTGTTAAAATTCAATGCTAATGGCGAATTGCTTTGGCATAAGGTGATTCCGGGAGATTTTACCCAACATTTCAATGCGATTGCTATTGATAGCCAGCAAAACGTTTTTATCGGCTATGATGACTATCAAAATTCATTTATCGAAAAAATAGATGGCAATGGCAATACCCTTCAATTGATTACGCAAAGCGAAGTAAAGCTTATTAGCGCCGTAAGTGTAGATAGCGAAGGTAATATTTATGCGGCAGGTTCCTGTGCCGAAATCAATGCTGTGTTCAACGGCACTGCAATGCCGGCACCATTTTTATACAACGTTTATGTAGTCAAATACAATGCGACAGGGCAAATGCAATGGATGCATTATGTGGAAGACATTACTTGCCCGGAACCCATGGTTTTGGCACGCACACCGGATGAAGTGTATTTTAGTTCGCACTTATTCGATGGCTTTTCTGTTGGTGGCATAACTACTGAAGGTCCGACCAATAATACCGATTTCTTTTTGGCAAAATTTAATACAACCGGTTCAGTACAATGGGTTAGAGAAGTTCCGGGTACCGGTGGTGCCGAAATTGGGATGCGCAACTTTTTGGCACTAGACCCACAGGGAAATATTTACTTGACCGGTAAAACTCAAGGTGCAATTCAATGGAATGCCAATGTGAGTTCTCAAACCCAAACCGGTTCTAACAGAGATGTATTAATTTTAAAATATTCTCCACAAGGCACAGTACTTTGGGCCAAAACGGCCGGTGGCAATTCGGAAGACCGGGCTGATGGTATTAGTGTTTTGAGTGATGGCAGTGTTGTGGTTTCGGGTATGGCCAATAACGTTATTACTTTTGACACTTGGCAAGCCGGAACGGACAATTTTCAATACTATCCCTTTTTGGCCAAATTAAACCAAACCACTTTACAACTTCCGGAAAATGACTCAACTTCATGGGTGGCTTATCCGAATCCGACTAAAGATTTTATAACGCTCAAAACTAACGGCTATAGAGGAATGGCAACATTGTATTCTATTTTGGGACAAAAATTAAAAAGCTTTGAGATTACGGCCAATGAAACCCAACTCGATTTGAGTGAAATAGCCCTCGGAACTTATTTTTTAAAATGCAATCAGCAAACCCTCAAAATAGTACGGGAATAATAGGTTCACATGACAATTGTCATTTTTAATGGAAAAAACTAGCGCTACTTTTGTCCTTGTAAAGTAGTCATATGTCCGTTTCATTAGTCCAAAAATATAACGTTCCCGGTCCGAGATACACCAGTTATCCGACAGTTCCTTATTGGGATGAAGCCTCTTTTTCCCCGAATCGATGGAAAGAAACGTTTATTCAAAGTTTTACTGAAAGTAATACGACTGAAGGCATTAGTTTGTATATCCATTTGCCTTTTTGTGAAAGCTTATGCACTTTTTGTGGTTGTCATAAAAGAATTACCAAGCGACACGAAGTAGAAAATCCCTATATAGCAGCCGTTCTGAAAGAATGGCAACTTTACTGCGATTTGTTTCCGGCCAAACCCATCATCAAAGAAATTCATTTGGGCGGCGGTACACCTACTTTTTTTTCTCCGGAACATTTAGAACAATTAATCAACGGCATTCTCAGCAAAGCTGAAAAAGCATCGGAATTCGAATTTAGTTTTGAAGGTCATCCTAACAATACCACACGCATTCATCTGCAAACACTATATGATTTAGGTTTTCGAAGAGTGAGTTTTGGCGTACAGGATTACAGCGAAAAAGTACAAACCGCTATACACAGACACCAACCGTTTCACAATGTGGCCAAAGTGACTTTTTGGGCCAAAGAAATTGGCTATACTTCCATCTCACATGATTTGGTTTTTGGATTGCCTTTTCAAACACTGGATAACGTAATTGACACCATTGAAAAAACCAATTCGCTTTCTCCTGACCGACTGGCGTTTTACAGTTATGCGCACGTACCTTGGATTAAAGGCAACGGACAACGCGGCTTTAAAGACGAAGATGTTCCGAAAGATGAGGAGAAACGCAAGCTGTATGAAGTGGGGAAAGCCTTGCTGTCACACAAAGGCTACCACGAAATAGGAATGGATCACTTTGCTTTAGAAGACGATGCCATGTACCAGGCTTTCAAAGCCGGAAAATTGCACCGCAATTTTATGGGTTATACCGCATCTAAAACCCAACTGATGATTGGCTTAGGTGTTTCTTCTATCAGTGACAGTTGGTATGCTTTTGCTCAAAATGAAAAAGAGCTCGAAACTTATTATGCCCGTTTGTCCCAAAACGAATTGCCGGTATATCGCGGTCATGTTTTGACTGAAGAAGATTTGATTATTCGCCGACATATTTTAAACTTGATGTGCCAATTCAGCACTTCTTGGCAAAGCGATGATTTGTACTTTGACGATTTACCCGAAGTATTGTCCCAACTCCACGAAATGGAGCTCGACGGTTTGCTGCAAATTAAACCCAACAGTTTGGTGGTAACCGAAAAAGGCAAAGCTTTTGTGCGCAATATCTGTATGGCATTTGACCTCAGACTAAAACGCAAAACACCACAGACACAATTGTTTTCGATGACGGTTTAAAAGGTTGTCTGCTTTTCCCTTTTCCCTTATCCCTTTTCCCTCAGCAACATAATCTGCTTAACGAATTTTTAGTATTTTAGCTATGGTTAAAATTCTCTCCACATGAAACCATCAGAAATAGCCAATAGATTCAGAGAAGTTATTTTAAACG
Protein-coding sequences here:
- a CDS encoding HYR domain-containing protein, yielding MINKSNAQTIIEPGPEHYASKASSSKSSTTPIIKANTNNPEQLNKAFNLSSRSNTNVAQSTAVNCYIPPDATYTNFPGNDDGSVGIALPFQFSLYGTNYNVVFINNNGNLTFTAPSGSFDPVGFPTNIPMVAPFWADVDTRVGNTVKYKISPTSLIVTWPGVGYYNQNISKLNTFQVVITNGNDPLIGLGNNVAFYYGDMQWTTGEASSNGGSGGFGGVPATAGINKGDGINFIQIGRFNQNNTTYGGPLSGTSGISYLDFGCYPLTAGSLTNLQPAVSGVPANNTINIACGETGTINLTALPPEVGQNVSVVVNTGGLCNTTQTTTSGTSSNATVTIAGDACNEGTHNISFVFTDNFNPSASTTVNITVVIGTAPVIACPANITVSNATGQCGANVSFAATATGSLAPTLTYSPASGSFFPVGTTTVTATATNACGTDTCTFTVTVNDTESPVVTCPGNQTLPVGSNCLVSLPDYVTTSAVNLSVRVNSGSAATSCVDGFLGGAPEPHWRVNVNNQGWVTYPSSGICFANTPNIQYNQSYNCSNDYPASVIVCFRVFEDDGVACIVNETCLVEVCQSYPAPTPGTSATYTLSIPSSAPSWGTVSFTITSTGAFTNCPAATDNCSVSVTQSPLPGTPLAPGNHTVTLNATDPSGNTDSCTFNVLVIDTTAPIINCPPNITGVMATSVNGAVVNYPTPLGFDNCSGATTTRIAGLASGSTFPIGTTTVTHQVTNAAGLTAQCSFNVTVVAVPPQITCPSNITVNTAANQCGANVSFAATETIGIPASTITYSPASGSLFPVGTTTVTATATNTVGSSTCTFTVTVNDTQPPTINCPANIVTTNTTGQCGKIVTFEATASDNCGTANLSYSPASGSTFAVGTTTVIATANDGNGNTTSCTFTVTVNDTEAPSITCSAPVTISNTPGLCSGTATLTAPVVTDNCAVAPQMTLNGSFSSGSDQWNQCGNNVEAYGTEAGYGGSNPFNAVAEIDHEPVTLCQNISGFVVGQTYQLTFRASRRSGAPPTVGTIITIDGGALNTTVSRSNGLFSLTPETISFVATQTTHQLKFEPSAGWGGTVGFIIDDISINRQFISNNAPPTFPFGNTTVTWTATDASGNTVSCNQTVTVNDTEAPTIACPANITVNNTANQCGANVSFTATASDNCGTATITYSPASGSFFAVGTTTVTATADDGHGNTTSCTFTVTVNDTQPPVINCPANINVDMDPGSCGAVVTFAATASDNCGTSNITYSPASGSFFALGTTTVTATADDGHGNTTSCTFTVTVDLLDHVNLQWPPNAAICPGGTFTAYGQVYEPNVTTVNGQQGANIEVHFGYNSSNTNPSTWTNWSPASFNQFGGGPNNDEYFYNFSSNVPGTYYYTFRYRQNGCTWQYGGFQQWDGGTWDGTNYVSGVLTVQSLDWANLQWPPNATICQGSSMTAYGQVYESGVTPGAGLQGAGIEVQFGYSSTNTNPSGWSNWSTASFNQFGGGYANDEYFYNFTPPTSGTYYYTFRYRLNGCLWQYGGYSSGGGLFWDGTNFVNGTLNVSPTTVGGVVSGGTSICPGETSALLTLSNYTGMILGWESSTAPFLSWNPIGNNNNTYTSGPLAETTKFRAIVQSGVCPSMASAETTVVVYLTYPFYADNDDDGYGAGPSVLLCSDDANNAPEGYSVDGTDCDDTLADRHETFPFFVDADGDGYGAEGSTAVQLCAVDGDTPPESNYSVNDDDCNDLVFEINPSVAEIPFDNIDNNCNGTLYDGHPLIVVNVLSPSCGGINHGLNNTINCTEIDLGEGFVIGYRFKVTNLSTGQVDYVDTVQHHFKLTDTDIYAYGTSYSIQVAAIVNGEVQGYNGNTCTLTTTNVATTKVVNSQCGSTLLFMNSTINANAVNSAITYRFRVARADAPSTYYYTGERNLPNFNLTMLTAPVGFLTYDTEYKVDVQIKIKLANVIAWSQYGQVCSIFTPAPPTSSVIASQCELVASSYTQVINATPFAGATLYRFLLTHYDEFGDLDYEQYQDSPTPNFTLSMFSGLLPDTTYNVAVSMLLYGTFVPYDKECTVTTPMAARIIETTPFKATVYPNPYTNNFMIDVTTADTALIEIKVYDMVGRLVEQKTVKVSDLEKAPIGERYPSGVYNVIVSQGENIQTVRVVRR
- a CDS encoding T9SS type A sorting domain-containing protein translates to MKSKIITSVRLSGSSHEYQKNNFSSMSKKNYFLAIVLLFSPGLIAQTFEWLRTPSITFNMNPGMISYPTASDTLGNTYICGFKDNATSYTDIFGNLALHKYDANGTLVSTTNINGNVHAYKLATDNAGNLYMAVGYLTTITIGNFNLTTNLQSVNPLLLKFNANGELLWHKVIPGDFTQHFNAIAIDSQQNVFIGYDDYQNSFIEKIDGNGNTLQLITQSEVKLISAVSVDSEGNIYAAGSCAEINAVFNGTAMPAPFLYNVYVVKYNATGQMQWMHYVEDITCPEPMVLARTPDEVYFSSHLFDGFSVGGITTEGPTNNTDFFLAKFNTTGSVQWVREVPGTGGAEIGMRNFLALDPQGNIYLTGKTQGAIQWNANVSSQTQTGSNRDVLILKYSPQGTVLWAKTAGGNSEDRADGISVLSDGSVVVSGMANNVITFDTWQAGTDNFQYYPFLAKLNQTTLQLPENDSTSWVAYPNPTKDFITLKTNGYRGMATLYSILGQKLKSFEITANETQLDLSEIALGTYFLKCNQQTLKIVRE
- the hemN gene encoding oxygen-independent coproporphyrinogen III oxidase, yielding MSVSLVQKYNVPGPRYTSYPTVPYWDEASFSPNRWKETFIQSFTESNTTEGISLYIHLPFCESLCTFCGCHKRITKRHEVENPYIAAVLKEWQLYCDLFPAKPIIKEIHLGGGTPTFFSPEHLEQLINGILSKAEKASEFEFSFEGHPNNTTRIHLQTLYDLGFRRVSFGVQDYSEKVQTAIHRHQPFHNVAKVTFWAKEIGYTSISHDLVFGLPFQTLDNVIDTIEKTNSLSPDRLAFYSYAHVPWIKGNGQRGFKDEDVPKDEEKRKLYEVGKALLSHKGYHEIGMDHFALEDDAMYQAFKAGKLHRNFMGYTASKTQLMIGLGVSSISDSWYAFAQNEKELETYYARLSQNELPVYRGHVLTEEDLIIRRHILNLMCQFSTSWQSDDLYFDDLPEVLSQLHEMELDGLLQIKPNSLVVTEKGKAFVRNICMAFDLRLKRKTPQTQLFSMTV